One part of the Rhodococcus oxybenzonivorans genome encodes these proteins:
- a CDS encoding arylamine N-acetyltransferase family protein, with product MGTAGDLDLERYFERIGYDGDRSATTATLNAIAAHHARSIPFENLDPFLGTPNRLDLESLQCKLVESRRGGYCFEQNLLLRAVLLELGFDVTALAARVLWGSPSTDVINPRSHMLLLVDVEGDRRIIDVGFGGMTLDTTLRLETNTVQDTRLEPFRLLDLRGDYLLEALVGDEWRPIYRFDLTPQHPVDYEAPNWYLSTWPGSHFVTGLLAARVAEGRRYALNGTRFTVHPLGGESVRLELTSADELRKCLESEFLIDTSGLRGLDEAFHRLP from the coding sequence ATGGGAACTGCAGGCGATCTCGACCTCGAGCGGTACTTCGAACGGATCGGATACGACGGGGACCGATCCGCGACGACGGCAACACTGAACGCCATTGCCGCCCACCATGCCCGGTCGATTCCGTTCGAGAACCTCGATCCGTTCCTCGGCACACCGAATCGGCTGGACCTCGAGTCGCTGCAATGCAAACTGGTGGAATCGCGTCGAGGAGGTTACTGCTTCGAGCAGAACCTCTTGTTGCGCGCCGTCCTCCTCGAACTGGGCTTCGACGTCACGGCGTTGGCGGCTCGGGTGCTGTGGGGGTCGCCGTCGACCGACGTGATCAACCCGCGCTCGCACATGCTGCTTCTGGTCGATGTCGAAGGTGACCGGCGCATCATCGACGTCGGGTTCGGCGGCATGACCCTCGACACCACGTTGCGCCTCGAAACGAACACGGTGCAGGACACTCGGCTCGAGCCGTTCCGGCTGCTCGACCTGCGCGGCGACTACCTCTTGGAGGCCCTCGTCGGTGACGAGTGGCGTCCCATCTACCGCTTCGACCTCACCCCGCAGCACCCCGTCGACTACGAGGCGCCGAACTGGTACCTGTCCACCTGGCCCGGTTCCCATTTCGTCACCGGGCTCCTCGCTGCCCGGGTCGCGGAAGGGCGACGGTACGCACTCAACGGAACCCGGTTCACCGTCCACCCGCTCGGTGGTGAGTCCGTCCGACTCGAGCTGACGAGCGCCGACGAGCTCCGCAAATGCCTCGAATCGGAGTTCCTCATCGACACCAGCGGGCTTCGCGGACTGGACGAGGCGTTCCACCGGTTGCCCTGA
- a CDS encoding DUF475 domain-containing protein: MVLRIFGLSFAVTVVSIIIAALYGGPQAVLLVVILSILEISLSFDNAVINATVLRRMSEFWQKIFLTVGIVIAVFGMRLVFPLVIVWLASGLGPVLALDLALNPPADDAAYFPDGSPSYETLLTDAHPQIAAFGGMFLLMLFLGFILEEREITWLSWLEKPLARAGKLDQLAVIVAGGLLLLTASYIAPEDTVSTVMVAGVLGMITYIAVNGLGELFNTPEEDENGEVVEGSSGGPTELAKATGKAGFFLFLYLEVLDASFSFDGVIGAFAITSDPIIIALGLGFVGAMFVRSITVFLVRKGTLSDYVYLEHGAHWAIGALAVILLVSIGYHVNENVTGLVGVALIGAAFISSILRNRKAAAAGGSSDNDVDEPKPVTIS, from the coding sequence GTGGTTCTGCGAATATTCGGTCTGTCCTTCGCTGTCACGGTGGTGTCCATCATCATCGCGGCGCTCTACGGAGGCCCCCAAGCCGTCCTGCTCGTCGTCATCCTCTCGATCCTCGAGATCTCCCTGTCGTTCGACAACGCCGTCATCAACGCCACCGTGCTGCGACGGATGAGCGAGTTCTGGCAGAAAATCTTCCTCACCGTCGGCATCGTCATCGCCGTGTTCGGCATGCGCCTGGTCTTCCCGCTGGTCATCGTGTGGCTGGCATCCGGCCTCGGCCCGGTCCTCGCTCTCGACCTCGCACTCAACCCGCCCGCCGACGACGCCGCATACTTCCCCGACGGCAGCCCCAGCTACGAAACCCTGCTCACCGACGCCCACCCGCAGATCGCGGCGTTCGGCGGCATGTTCCTGCTGATGCTCTTCCTCGGATTCATCCTCGAAGAGCGCGAGATCACCTGGCTGTCCTGGCTGGAGAAGCCGCTCGCCCGCGCAGGCAAGCTCGACCAGCTCGCAGTGATCGTCGCCGGTGGCCTGCTTCTGCTGACCGCCTCGTACATCGCGCCCGAAGACACCGTCTCCACCGTGATGGTCGCCGGCGTCCTCGGCATGATCACCTACATCGCCGTCAACGGCCTCGGCGAACTGTTCAACACCCCCGAAGAGGATGAGAACGGCGAGGTCGTCGAGGGCTCCAGTGGCGGCCCGACCGAACTGGCCAAGGCCACTGGCAAGGCCGGCTTCTTCCTGTTCCTCTACCTCGAGGTCCTGGATGCGTCGTTCTCCTTCGACGGCGTGATCGGTGCCTTCGCGATCACCTCCGACCCGATCATCATCGCCCTCGGCCTCGGCTTCGTCGGTGCGATGTTCGTCCGCTCGATCACCGTGTTCCTCGTTCGCAAGGGCACCCTGTCCGACTACGTGTACCTCGAACACGGTGCGCACTGGGCCATCGGCGCCCTGGCCGTGATCCTGCTCGTCTCCATCGGCTACCACGTCAACGAGAACGTCACCGGACTCGTCGGCGTCGCCCTCATCGGAGCCGCGTTCATCTCCAGCATCTTGCGCAACCGCAAGGCGGCAGCCGCCGGCGGAAGCTCGGACAACGACGTGGACGAGCCGAAACCGGTCACCATCAGCTAG
- a CDS encoding SDR family NAD(P)-dependent oxidoreductase → MGTLDGKVALITGAGQGVGAGMARALAKEGARIAVVGRTESKLVETCAAIADFGGVAEPVVCDISKREQLGPMVARVVEVFGGIDILINNANASALGPLLEVTPKLLDRAMAVGPVATLFLMQLCHPHLKARGGGSIVNLVSSSAVRWDTSGYGLYAATKEAMRSLTRTAASEWGADGIRVNAIAPHALSPGLQWWTENNPEEAAEFVRSIPLGRIGDCEQDIGRAVVFLAGPDAGYLTGATIPLDGGQARWS, encoded by the coding sequence ATGGGCACGCTGGACGGCAAGGTGGCGCTGATCACCGGAGCAGGGCAGGGCGTCGGGGCCGGTATGGCACGTGCACTGGCCAAGGAGGGCGCGCGGATCGCGGTGGTGGGACGCACGGAGTCGAAACTCGTCGAAACGTGCGCTGCCATCGCCGACTTCGGTGGTGTCGCCGAGCCCGTCGTGTGTGACATCAGCAAGCGGGAGCAACTGGGGCCGATGGTCGCACGTGTGGTCGAGGTGTTCGGCGGCATCGACATCCTGATCAACAACGCCAACGCGAGTGCGCTCGGTCCGTTGCTGGAGGTCACTCCGAAGCTGCTGGACCGGGCCATGGCGGTGGGTCCTGTGGCGACTCTGTTCCTCATGCAGTTGTGCCATCCCCACTTGAAGGCACGCGGCGGCGGCTCGATCGTCAATCTCGTGAGTTCCTCGGCGGTGCGCTGGGACACCAGCGGTTACGGGCTGTACGCGGCCACGAAGGAGGCCATGCGCTCGCTCACCCGCACCGCCGCCAGTGAGTGGGGCGCCGACGGAATCCGGGTCAATGCCATTGCGCCGCATGCCCTCTCTCCCGGTTTGCAGTGGTGGACGGAGAACAATCCGGAGGAGGCGGCCGAGTTCGTCCGGTCGATACCGTTGGGCCGGATCGGGGACTGTGAGCAGGACATCGGACGCGCCGTCGTCTTCCTCGCCGGACCCGACGCCGGCTACCTGACCGGTGCCACCATCCCGCTCGACGGCGGCCAGGCACGCTGGAGTTGA
- a CDS encoding AIM24 family protein — translation MVFTQVNSKVVKVDVGAAGGVVARTGSMLFYTGQVQFSPHQVPGSQSMAGMGGFTRMAGRMMQGEHERTMLAQGQGEVHYGHAGLEVHVVDMSQGGTLCVEASRLLAHNAGLQSSVVSVMSQGGGGGRGMLGALRGAAAGALSGTGMFTTQLSGYGSAVLLAHGGFLEIPVGGPNPILVDPDAFVGTYGNVQVELKSAVGWRDAVGRGAGEAMQLQCSGQGIVYVQASEEKL, via the coding sequence ATGGTGTTCACACAGGTCAACTCGAAGGTCGTCAAGGTCGATGTCGGGGCAGCGGGCGGAGTCGTCGCGCGCACCGGGTCGATGCTGTTCTACACCGGTCAGGTCCAGTTCTCCCCGCACCAGGTCCCCGGTTCGCAGTCCATGGCCGGGATGGGCGGGTTCACCCGCATGGCCGGACGGATGATGCAGGGCGAACACGAGCGCACGATGCTCGCGCAGGGACAGGGCGAGGTGCACTACGGTCACGCCGGTCTCGAGGTGCACGTGGTCGACATGTCGCAGGGTGGAACTCTGTGCGTCGAGGCGTCCCGACTGCTCGCCCACAACGCCGGACTGCAGAGCTCGGTGGTCTCGGTGATGAGTCAGGGCGGCGGCGGTGGTCGCGGAATGCTCGGTGCACTTCGAGGCGCCGCTGCGGGTGCGTTGTCCGGGACGGGCATGTTCACGACGCAGCTGTCCGGGTACGGATCGGCGGTGCTGTTGGCGCACGGTGGTTTCCTGGAGATCCCCGTGGGCGGTCCCAACCCCATCCTCGTCGACCCCGACGCGTTCGTCGGTACGTACGGAAACGTCCAGGTAGAACTGAAGTCCGCGGTCGGCTGGCGGGATGCCGTGGGCCGCGGCGCCGGAGAAGCGATGCAATTGCAGTGCAGCGGACAAGGAATCGTCTACGTTCAGGCTTCGGAGGAGAAACTGTGA
- a CDS encoding PQQ-dependent sugar dehydrogenase: protein MKRGCVAAAALLVGFAATGCQTDSSTGESAATSAAQPPVAAPTVAAPTVVATELEVPWGIALLPDGAAVIAERDSGIIRRLQPNGDVTEVGEVPEVAARGESGLLGLAVSPAYTSDQTIFAYLTTDEDNRVVAVRYDGRSLGEPVPILTGIPAGSIHDGGRIAFGPDGKLYVTTGEAGDRPLAQDPSSLGGKILRINPDGTIPPDNPLSGSPVWSLGHRNVQGITWDDAGRLWATEFGANTWDEVNLIRPGANYGWPEVEGQADEAEFVDPVVQWPTDEASPSGVAYLDGSLWVAALRGERLWRIPVGGDGSLGEPQSLFAEEYGRLRTVVATPDGVLWFSTSNRDGRGLPAESDDRILAVRPSA from the coding sequence ATGAAACGGGGATGTGTTGCGGCTGCCGCGTTGCTGGTGGGCTTTGCCGCCACCGGTTGCCAGACCGATTCGAGCACGGGGGAGTCGGCGGCGACATCGGCGGCGCAACCACCCGTTGCCGCTCCCACCGTTGCCGCTCCCACCGTGGTCGCGACCGAGTTGGAGGTGCCCTGGGGAATCGCGCTGTTGCCCGACGGCGCCGCGGTGATCGCCGAGCGTGACAGCGGCATCATCCGTCGTCTGCAACCGAACGGTGACGTGACCGAGGTCGGGGAGGTTCCGGAGGTGGCAGCGCGGGGGGAGTCGGGACTGCTCGGGCTCGCCGTGTCACCCGCCTACACGTCGGACCAGACAATTTTCGCCTACCTCACCACCGACGAGGACAACCGCGTGGTCGCCGTGCGGTACGACGGCCGCAGCCTCGGCGAGCCCGTCCCGATCCTCACAGGAATTCCGGCCGGGTCGATCCACGACGGGGGCCGAATCGCCTTCGGACCCGACGGCAAGCTCTACGTCACCACCGGTGAAGCCGGTGATCGGCCGCTCGCCCAGGATCCCTCCTCGCTCGGCGGCAAGATCCTGCGGATCAATCCGGACGGAACGATTCCGCCCGACAACCCGCTGTCCGGCTCACCGGTCTGGTCGCTGGGACACCGGAACGTGCAGGGCATTACCTGGGACGACGCAGGCAGGTTGTGGGCCACCGAGTTCGGCGCGAACACGTGGGACGAAGTGAACCTGATCCGGCCGGGCGCCAACTACGGATGGCCCGAGGTCGAAGGGCAGGCGGACGAGGCCGAATTCGTGGACCCGGTGGTGCAGTGGCCCACGGACGAGGCGTCACCGTCCGGCGTCGCCTACCTCGACGGGTCGCTCTGGGTGGCGGCATTGCGGGGCGAACGGTTGTGGCGGATACCCGTCGGCGGGGACGGCTCGCTCGGTGAACCGCAGTCGCTGTTCGCAGAGGAGTACGGGCGGCTTCGCACCGTCGTCGCCACACCGGACGGGGTGCTGTGGTTCAGCACGAGCAACCGCGACGGTCGGGGGTTGCCGGCAGAGAGCGACGACCGCATCCTCGCGGTGCGGCCGTCGGCCTGA
- a CDS encoding AIM24 family protein: MSNVLNPSTLGASDNIPDNSYAYCIDLTAPWFIRKGAMIAYYGQMQFQALTHGLHGAALHMVANQFSAPLYMGEYAVAEGFGKLIIGDRGYDINSYDLDDGNLTIRASNLLAFEPGLSLNQSIVPGFLTLIGTGKFLASSNGPVMFAEPPLRIDPEALVGWADCPSPSHHYDQGWISNFLAAGAHMMGINSGEERQFDFTGAGTVLIQSSEKVLSDTHVVRSIEGQIHGITPSGLQRLNGVIAAKLAEQPR, encoded by the coding sequence GTGAGCAACGTGCTGAATCCGTCGACCCTGGGCGCCAGCGACAACATTCCGGACAACAGTTACGCCTACTGCATCGACCTCACGGCCCCCTGGTTCATCCGCAAGGGTGCGATGATCGCCTACTACGGGCAGATGCAGTTCCAGGCGCTGACCCACGGATTGCACGGCGCCGCACTGCACATGGTGGCCAACCAGTTCTCGGCGCCGCTCTACATGGGTGAGTATGCAGTAGCCGAAGGCTTCGGCAAGCTGATCATCGGTGACCGGGGCTACGACATCAACTCGTATGACCTCGACGACGGCAACCTCACCATCCGGGCGTCCAATCTCCTTGCCTTCGAACCGGGTTTGTCGCTGAACCAGTCGATTGTCCCGGGGTTCCTTACCCTCATCGGAACCGGCAAGTTCCTGGCCTCCTCCAACGGCCCGGTGATGTTCGCCGAGCCGCCACTGCGGATCGACCCCGAAGCCCTGGTCGGGTGGGCGGACTGCCCGTCGCCGAGTCACCACTACGACCAGGGGTGGATCAGCAACTTCCTCGCCGCCGGCGCCCACATGATGGGCATCAACTCGGGGGAGGAACGACAGTTCGACTTCACGGGCGCCGGAACGGTTTTGATTCAGTCCAGCGAGAAAGTCCTGAGCGACACGCATGTCGTGCGCAGCATCGAGGGCCAGATCCACGGCATCACCCCGAGCGGTCTGCAGCGGCTCAACGGTGTGATCGCCGCCAAGCTGGCCGAGCAGCCTCGCTGA
- a CDS encoding spermidine synthase, whose protein sequence is MGRQRGGRTAHAAEGGPVAGVYPIDTGTCELAEDNVNPHGWVLNVNGVESSHIDLTDPEHLDFEYMRWMADLIGSRWQRADRVRALHLGGGACSLARYLSAVYPDARQVVVELDGKLAELVRRWFDLPRAPLLRLRVGEARAVTETLTESSRDLIIRDVFAGNTTPPSLTTVEFTGHVRRVLAPGGIYVVNCGDTRDLVKARREAATIGSVFPHTAVIADPAMLKGRRYGNIVIAGSDAPLGDDPALVRQLLGGGVPAHLWDDAQVRSFAGSARVLLDAEGSPGESG, encoded by the coding sequence ATGGGCAGGCAGCGTGGTGGCCGAACTGCGCACGCAGCCGAAGGTGGGCCCGTCGCCGGGGTCTATCCGATCGACACGGGAACCTGCGAACTCGCCGAGGACAACGTCAATCCCCACGGCTGGGTCCTCAATGTGAACGGCGTCGAAAGTTCACACATCGACCTCACGGATCCCGAACACCTCGATTTCGAGTACATGCGGTGGATGGCCGACCTGATCGGATCCCGCTGGCAGCGCGCGGACCGGGTGCGGGCGCTGCATCTCGGCGGCGGCGCGTGCTCACTTGCCCGTTATCTGTCGGCTGTGTACCCGGACGCCCGTCAGGTAGTGGTCGAACTGGACGGCAAGCTGGCCGAACTGGTGCGTCGGTGGTTCGATCTGCCGCGGGCACCGCTGCTCCGACTCCGCGTCGGTGAAGCCAGGGCTGTCACCGAAACCCTCACCGAGTCGAGCCGCGACCTGATCATTCGTGACGTGTTCGCCGGCAACACGACGCCTCCGTCACTCACCACCGTCGAATTCACCGGCCATGTTCGCAGGGTCCTGGCACCGGGCGGGATCTACGTCGTCAACTGCGGTGACACCCGCGACCTCGTGAAGGCGCGGCGGGAGGCGGCCACCATCGGCAGCGTGTTTCCGCACACCGCCGTGATCGCGGACCCAGCCATGCTCAAGGGCCGCCGCTACGGCAACATCGTGATCGCCGGAAGTGACGCGCCCCTCGGCGACGACCCCGCACTGGTTCGGCAACTACTGGGTGGTGGTGTGCCCGCACACCTCTGGGACGACGCGCAGGTTCGGTCGTTCGCCGGTTCGGCGCGCGTCCTGCTCGACGCGGAAGGATCACCGGGCGAGTCCGGGTGA
- a CDS encoding AIM24 family protein produces MARLLEKSKKVVEAQLAGTTIRAIQGSMIAYEGNVSFKSAGFGGGDGVLAGMKRRATGESLSLMECSGNGVVYFAVGGQHVTVIDLAGETLQVESQQLLALSGNLNTNVTFTGLRGGVGGQGLFTTTVSGQGQVALLSAGGPLIHLEVSPQYPLVVDPDAFVSARGQLTQSFVTDVSWRTAVGQGNGEAFSLKWDGHGVVSIQPAER; encoded by the coding sequence ATGGCGCGGCTGCTCGAGAAGTCGAAGAAGGTGGTCGAAGCCCAACTGGCCGGAACCACCATCCGGGCAATACAGGGATCGATGATTGCCTACGAGGGCAATGTCAGCTTCAAATCGGCCGGTTTCGGTGGCGGCGACGGTGTACTGGCGGGGATGAAGAGGCGCGCCACCGGCGAGTCGCTGTCCTTGATGGAATGCTCCGGCAACGGTGTCGTCTACTTCGCGGTGGGCGGCCAGCACGTCACCGTCATCGACCTCGCGGGTGAAACGCTGCAGGTGGAGTCGCAGCAACTCCTCGCACTCAGCGGCAACCTGAACACCAACGTCACCTTCACCGGTCTCCGCGGCGGTGTCGGCGGCCAGGGCCTGTTCACCACGACGGTGTCGGGACAGGGGCAGGTGGCCCTCCTCTCGGCCGGCGGCCCGCTTATCCACCTCGAGGTGTCGCCGCAGTATCCACTCGTGGTCGACCCCGACGCCTTCGTCTCGGCCCGCGGGCAGTTGACCCAGTCCTTCGTCACCGATGTGTCGTGGCGGACCGCCGTCGGCCAGGGCAACGGCGAAGCCTTCTCCCTCAAGTGGGACGGCCACGGCGTCGTGTCCATCCAGCCGGCGGAACGGTGA
- a CDS encoding PPOX class F420-dependent oxidoreductase — MSLEVNDAQRPLLDLVATHSHAVLTTIKRDGRPQLSNVLYTWDPDTNTARISVTADRAKTRNAARDPRVSLHVSAPDFWSYAVVEGDAELSAVASDPHDAATDELVEVFRNAAGREHDDWEDFRRAMVSERRQVLRVRATHLYGMAQLP; from the coding sequence ATGAGCCTGGAAGTGAACGACGCGCAGCGTCCCCTGCTCGACCTCGTCGCGACACACTCGCACGCCGTCCTCACAACGATCAAAAGGGATGGCCGACCGCAGCTGTCCAACGTTCTCTACACCTGGGACCCCGACACGAACACCGCCCGGATCTCGGTGACCGCGGACCGGGCGAAGACACGCAACGCCGCGCGGGACCCCCGAGTGTCACTGCACGTGAGCGCGCCCGACTTCTGGAGTTACGCGGTCGTCGAAGGTGACGCCGAGCTGAGTGCCGTCGCCAGCGACCCCCACGACGCGGCCACCGACGAGCTCGTCGAGGTATTCCGCAATGCAGCAGGTCGGGAACACGATGACTGGGAAGACTTTCGTCGGGCGATGGTGTCCGAGCGACGGCAGGTACTCCGGGTCCGCGCGACACACCTGTACGGCATGGCCCAGCTGCCGTGA
- a CDS encoding RsiV family protein: MSGIRRIGRGVALAAVVLAVAACSGQEGTAVSEPSTTTIATASDTAGAEATTPASLPYTETELRVGGSTGRVIYDVVIPQIEGGNSAVTAEFNESMRAALQDQIDGWGTDAFTLSSQEHRVVHIGEHVISGLLVTSWNADPPGAHPTPIVATVVVNADTAAPITLADLFPDLDAGLRRLSEHCATLLPATAAGPEFDRTGIEPVVRNFANWLATPAGMEIHFDDYQVGPHAVGLVTVTVPWDVLGDVVDPKLADVVSS, encoded by the coding sequence ATGAGCGGCATCCGGAGAATTGGTCGGGGAGTAGCGCTCGCGGCGGTCGTCCTCGCCGTGGCCGCCTGCTCCGGCCAGGAAGGAACGGCGGTCAGTGAGCCGTCGACGACGACGATAGCCACGGCTTCGGACACGGCGGGCGCCGAGGCGACGACGCCCGCGAGCCTGCCGTACACGGAGACCGAGCTGCGGGTCGGTGGTTCCACCGGCCGCGTCATCTACGACGTCGTCATCCCGCAGATCGAGGGCGGAAACTCGGCGGTCACCGCCGAGTTCAACGAATCGATGCGGGCCGCGCTCCAGGACCAGATCGACGGCTGGGGCACCGACGCCTTCACGCTGAGCAGCCAGGAGCACCGCGTCGTGCACATCGGCGAGCACGTGATCAGCGGGTTGCTGGTGACGTCGTGGAACGCCGATCCACCCGGTGCGCATCCCACCCCGATCGTCGCGACGGTGGTGGTGAATGCCGACACGGCCGCGCCGATCACGCTCGCCGATCTCTTCCCAGATCTGGATGCCGGTCTACGGAGGTTGTCCGAGCACTGCGCAACTCTGCTGCCGGCCACGGCTGCCGGCCCCGAGTTCGACCGCACCGGCATCGAGCCCGTCGTAAGGAACTTCGCCAACTGGCTCGCGACCCCCGCCGGGATGGAAATCCACTTCGACGACTATCAGGTGGGGCCGCACGCCGTCGGGCTGGTGACCGTCACCGTCCCCTGGGACGTTCTCGGTGACGTGGTCGATCCGAAGCTTGCCGACGTGGTGTCGAGTTAG